The following proteins come from a genomic window of Canis lupus baileyi chromosome 20, mCanLup2.hap1, whole genome shotgun sequence:
- the TSN gene encoding translin — translation MSVSEIFVELQGFLAAEQDIREEIRKVVQSLEQTAREILTLLQGVHQGAGFQDIPKRCLKAREHFGTVKTHLTSLKTKFPAEQYYRFHEHWRFVLQRLVFLAAFVVYLESETLVTREAVTEILGIEPDREKGFHLDVEDYLSGVLILASELSRLSVNSVTAGDYSRPLHISTFINELDSGFRLLNLKNDSLRKRYDGLKYDVKKVEEVVYDLSIRGFNKETAAACAEK, via the exons ATGTCTGTGAGCGAGATCTTCGTGGAGCTGCAGGGCTTTTTGGCTGCGGAGCAGGACATCCGAGAG gaAATCCGAAAAGTTGTACAGAGTTTAGAACAAACAGCTCGAGAGATCTTAACTCTACTGCAAGGGGTCCATCAGGGTGCTGGTTTTCAGGACA TTCCAAAGAGGTGTTTGAAGGCTCGAGAACATTTTGGTACAGTAAAAACACATCTAACATCTTTGAAGACcaagttccctgctgaacagTATTACAG ATTTCATGAGCACTGGAGGTTTGTGTTGCAGCGTTTGGTCTTCTTGGCAGCATTTGTTGTGTACTTGGAATCAGAAACACTAGTGACTCGAGAAGCGGTTACAGAAATTCTTGGCA TTGAGCCAGATCGGGAGAAAGGATTTCATCTGGATGTAGAAGATTATCTCTCAGGAGTTCTAATTCTTGCCAGTGAATTG TCGAGGCTGTCTGTTAACAGTGTGACTGCTGGAGACTACTCTCGGCCCCTCCACATCTCCACCTTCATCAATGAGCTCGATTCTGGCTTCCGCCTTCTCAACCTGAAAAACGACTCCCTGAGGAAGCGCTATGATGGCTTGAAGTACGACGTGAAGAAAGTGGAGGAGGTGGTCTATGATCTCTCCATCCGGGGCTTCAATAAGGAGACCGCGGCGGCTTGTGCAGAGAAATAG